In a single window of the Paenibacillus sp. MMS20-IR301 genome:
- a CDS encoding GDSL-type esterase/lipase family protein — MSYQYTAIGDSLTTGFGALPGNGFVPVYRRMAEARLRAPVHLTNLGVNGLTTEGLEQRLKTDYNFRRAIQDADLITISIGGNDLIKAAKAAGTRPGDLPPLLQKALRNCKRNISDIMSTLSQLKAGMPGPYLIRIVGLYNPYPQIDEATDWVRQFNRYTAGYSSRVCGFASIYNEFAGNERGLLFIDHIHPNGRGYRVIAGKLDNLGYGRLG, encoded by the coding sequence ATGAGCTATCAGTATACAGCAATCGGCGATTCTTTGACGACGGGGTTCGGAGCGCTGCCCGGTAACGGCTTCGTGCCGGTCTACCGCAGGATGGCGGAGGCCAGACTGCGTGCCCCGGTCCATCTGACCAATCTGGGCGTTAACGGTTTGACTACCGAGGGGCTGGAGCAGCGGCTGAAGACGGATTACAACTTCCGGCGGGCCATTCAGGATGCCGATCTGATTACGATCTCGATTGGTGGTAATGACCTAATCAAAGCGGCCAAAGCTGCCGGTACGCGCCCTGGTGATCTGCCGCCGCTGCTGCAGAAGGCGCTGCGCAACTGCAAACGGAATATCAGCGATATCATGAGTACGCTGTCACAGCTGAAGGCCGGAATGCCGGGGCCTTATCTCATCCGGATTGTCGGTTTATATAACCCCTATCCGCAAATAGATGAAGCTACGGATTGGGTGAGGCAGTTTAACAGATATACTGCAGGATACAGCAGCAGGGTATGCGGATTTGCTTCCATTTACAATGAATTTGCCGGCAATGAACGCGGTTTGCTGTTCATTGACCACATTCATCCTAACGGCAGAGGCTACCGCGTCATCGCCGGGAAGCTGGATAACCTGGGATATGGGCGCCTGGGCTGA